A single genomic interval of Zonotrichia leucophrys gambelii isolate GWCS_2022_RI unplaced genomic scaffold, RI_Zleu_2.0 Scaffold_167_103024, whole genome shotgun sequence harbors:
- the NFKBIB gene encoding NF-kappa-B inhibitor beta codes for MAAAAPAAPAAPGEAKRPDGDEWCDSGLGSLGDGPLGPPLPASPAADSPEPLADPAAWLRHVLSFVTDEGDTALHLAVIHEHLEFLESILRHTEHSPYLDLQNDLGQTALHIAVVLGLAGAVRRLRAAGAAVAVRERGGHTALHLACREGHPACARALLGTPPNPRDPPRDPRKEEEERRAQLDSVNYDGYTPLHVAVLRRDPELVQLLLRAGADPDRPEPSCGRSPLHLAVEAQSPEVAECLLRGGARPDPRTFSGLTPLYSARRRSDPRLPPLLRRFGARDPPSSDSGDSSDSDGDSEGGAEDSEDEYDDIVINSRRCPA; via the exons ATGGCGGCCGCggcccccgcggccccggcggccccCGGCGAGGCCAAGCGCCCCGATGGCGACGAGTGGTGCGACAGCGGGCTGGGCTCGCTGGGCGACGGGCCGCTGgggccgccgctgcccgccAGCCCCGCGGCGGATTCCCCCGAGCCCCTCGCTGACCCCGCGGCCTGGCTGCGGCACGTCCTGAGCTTCGTCACCGACGAGGGCGACAC ggccctgcacctCGCCGTGATCCACGAGCACCTGGAGTTCCTGGAGTCCATCCTGCGGCACACGGAGCACTCGCCCTACCTGGACCTGCAGAACGACCTGGGCCAG ACCGCCCTGCACATCGCcgtggtgctggggctggccggCGCCGTGCGGCGGCtgcgggcggcgggcgcggccgtGGCCGTGCGGGAGCGGGGCGGTCACACCGCGCTGCACCTGGCCTGTCGCGAGGGTCACCCCGCCTGCGCGCGCGCCCTGCTGGGGACGCCCCCcaacccccgggaccccccccgggacccccggaaggaggaggaggagcggcGGGCGCAGCTGGACAGCGTCAACTACGACG GTTACACCCCCCTGCACGTGGCCGTGCTGCGCCGGGACCCGGagctggtgcagctgctgctccgcGCCGGCGCCGACCCCGACCGGCCG GAGCCGAGCTGCGGCCGCAGCCCCCTGCACTTGGCCGTGGAGGCGCAGAGCCCCGAGGTGGCCGAGTGTCTGctgcggggcggggcgcggccggACCCCCGCACCTTCTCGGGGCTCACCCCCCTGTACAGCGCCCGGCGCCGCTCCGACCCCCGCCTGCCGCCCCTCCTGCGCCGCTTCGGGGCCCGCGACCCCCCCAGCAGCGACAGCGGCGACAGCAGCGACAGCGACGGCGACAGCGAGGGTGGGGCCGAGGACAGCGAG GACGAGTACGACGACATCGTCATCAACagccggcgctgcccggcctGA
- the SIRT2 gene encoding NAD-dependent protein deacetylase sirtuin-2, with product MADRDGTGAGGAGSSPEGAAPSAPAPAGDPPSVPAAPGARREEAEQDAESPVSEPEPGTSADADMELLRALLSRTLGLGGDRAEPVLDELSLAGVGRFIKSDRCKNIVCMVGAGISTSAGIPDFRSPGTGLYSNLQSYNLPYPEAIFEIGFFKKHPEPFFALARELYPGQFKPTVCHYFMRLLQDKGLLLRCYTQNIDTLERVAGLDPELLVEAHGTFFTSHCLRASCRQSYSLAWMRERIFSSLVPKCEKCQGLVKPDIVFFGENLPSRFFALLESDFGKVDLLIIMGTSLQVQPFASLISRVPTNTPRLLINKEKTGQSDPLMSLMGFGGMDFDSDKAYRDVAWLGDCDSGCLALAELLGWKEELEELVQREHAAIDAKGGDRDGGIPQKPQGDEDKDGGSPKKSLGDEGKAQSEPKKGLGSKAKAEKDPKKPQGGDKDKAEDDPEKSRGGQ from the exons ATGGCGGACCGGGACGGTaccggggccggcggggccgggagcagCCCCGAGGGTGCGGCTCCCTCTGCTCCCGCCCCCGCTGGGGATCCCCCCAGCGTGCCCGCGGCTCCCGGTGCCCGCCGGGAGGAGGCGGAGCAGGACGCCGAGTCTCCG GTTTCGGAGCCCGAGCCCGGCACTTCGGCCGACGCTGACA TGGAGCTGCTGCGGGCGCTGCTGTCCCGGACCCTGGGGCTCGGCGGGGACCGAGCGGAGCCGGTGCTGGACGAGCTGAGCCTGGCGGGCGTTGGCCGCTTCATCAAGAGTGACCGGT GTAAGAACATTGTGTGCATGGTGGGCGCTGGCATCTCCACCT CTGCCGGGATCCCCGATTTCCGCTCCCCCGGCACCGGGCTCTACTCCAACCTGCAGAGCTACAACCTCCCCTACCCTGAGGCCATCTTCGAGATCGGGTTCTTCAAG aaACACCCAGAGCCCTTTTTCGCCCTCGCCCGCGAGCTCTACCCGGGGCAGTTCAAG CCCACGGTGTGCCACTACTTCATGCGGCTgctgcaggacaaggggctCTTGCTGCGCTGCTACACCCAG aACATCGACACCCTGGAGAGGGTGGCGGGGCtggacccagagctgctggtggaggCTCACGGCACCTTCTTCACCTCGCACTGCCTGCGAGCCTCGTGCCGCCAGAGCTACAGCCTGGCCTGGATGAGGG AGCGGATTTTCTCCTCCCTCGTCCCTAAATGTGAGaagtgccaggggctggtgaAACCTG aCATTGTGTTTTTTGGGGAGAACCTGCCCTCGCGCTTCTTCGCCCTCCTGGAGTCG GACTTTGGGAAGGTCGACCTGCTGATCATCATGGGCAcctcactgcaggtgcagccctTTGCCTCCCTCATCAGCAG GGTCCCCACCAACACCCCCAGACTCCTCATCAACAAGGAGAAGACAGGGCAG AGTGACCCCCTGATGTCCCTGATGGGCTTTGGTGGCATGGACTTTGACTCAGACAAGGCCTACAG GGACGTGGCCTGGCTGGGGGACTGCGACAGCGGgtgcctggctctggctgagctcctgggctggaag gaggagctggaggagctggtgcagaGGGAACACGCGGCCATCGACGCCAAgggcggggacagggatggggggatCCCCCAAAAGCCCCAGGGGGACGAGGACAAGGACGGGGGGAGCCCCAAAAAGAGCCTGGGGGACGAGGGAAAAGCTCAGAGTGAGCCCAAGAAGGGCCTGGGGAGCAAGGCCAAGGCTGAAaaggaccccaaaaaaccccagggaggggacaaggacaaggcTGAAGATGACCCAGAAAAGTCACGGGGGGGGCAGTGA